A window of bacterium genomic DNA:
AATCGAAGGCGTCGGCGAAGCGCCCAGGCGCCGCCGGCGGGGGGTCTACGCGGTAGTCGAAAACGCCGCCCGCCAACTTGAAGCGCAGCAGCTCGTCGGCGGTGAACGAGAACGAGGGCGACGTCAGCGTCGCGACCAGCGCCGGCTCATCGGCGGGGTTGTCGAGCGCTTGCGCCGCCGCGGCCATCGCCTTGACCTCCGGCCGCACGTAGAACGTCCGGCCGCCGAGCGTGTAGAACGGGACCTCCCACTTCTCCAACGCCGCTTCCCACAACGGCACGTTTTTATGCCGCCGGAAAAGCAGCGCTACGTCGCGGTACGCGAGGGGACGGCGCACGCCGGCCTCTTTGTCGTAGACCTCGAACTCGCCGGCGTCGACGGCGCGCCGGACAAACGCCGCGACGGCCTCGGCCGCATCGCCCTCCGCCTCGAAGGCGCCGCCGGGGCCCTCCAGGAGCCGGGCCGCGGGAGCGTCGCGCTGGCGCTCGCGGGTATAAGGGGAAGGGGTCAGCGGGCCGTAGGCCGGTTGATACGGCGGGTCGCCCTCGCCGAAGACGCCGCCGAACGCGTCGTTCACGAAGGACACCAGCGGCGGCGCCGCGCGGAAGTTGTCCGTTAGCCGCAAAACTTCGCCGCCCTCGCGCGTTACGACGTCGCGCGCGGCCTCGTATATCTCCACGTCGGCGCGCCGGAACCGGTAGATGGACTGCTTGGGGTCGCCGACGACGAAGAGCTTCCCGGGCACCAGCGCCACGTCGCGCCAGGCCGTCGCCGCCGCGCCCTCCTCCGCCAGGAAGAATATCAACTCCACCTGAAGCGGGTCCGTATCCTGGAACTCGTCCACCAGGATGTGGCGGTAGCGGCGCTGGAAGTACTCGCGGGCGCCGGCCTCCCGGCGGCACAGCAGGCGCGCCGCCCGGAGGAGCAGGTCGTGGAAGTCGAGGTCGCCGAGCTCTTCCTTGCGCCCCTCGAACGCCCGGGCCGCGCCCGCCAGCCACGATATAAGCGGCGGCAGCATCGCCCGGCGGCGGTCGTCGCACAGGCGCGCCAGCGCTTCCGCCACCGGCTGTAAATATTTTTGGTTTAACTCGTCCTTAAGCCCGCCCGGCTGCCAGTTCTTTTTGGCCCCGCCGGCCTTTATCGAAACCGAGCACGCCCGCTCGAAGTCGCCGGCCTCGATCGCCCGCGCCAGCTCGCCCACGGAAGCGAACGCGCGATAACACGCGTCGCCGCGGTCGAGGCAGCAGTCGCGCACTTCGTCGAAGCGCGCCCGCGCGGCGCGCACCGCCGCGCGCAGCTCGCCCGGGTCCGGCGCGGGGATATCGTACCCCTCGACGTCGACGACGTCGCGCTCCGCGGCCGTCGCGGCCACGACGCGCTCCAGGAGATCGAGCCGGGGCGAGCCGAAGTGGGCCCACGCCGAAGACCAGGGCGCCGCGCCGTCCGCCCGCTCCGCCTCGGCCTGCAGCCACTCCTCCCACGCCTGCTCGAAGAGCAACGTAGCCCCCACCCCGTCCAGAACCTGAAAGGCCGGGTCGACCGCGGCCTCCACCGGCAGCTCCCGCAGCAGCGAGGCCGCGAAGGAGTGAATGGTCGAAATCTGCGCCTGGTCGAAGCGCTCCAGCGCGTATTCCGCCTGCTCGTCGTCCGGGTGGGCGGCGGCCCAATCCTCGAGCGCCGCCCGGAGCCGGGCCGACAGCTCCGCCGCGGCCTTCTCGGTGAACGTTATGGCGACGAGGCGGGACGGCTCGTAACCGGGCGTCAGCAGCACGGCGAGCGCCCGGTCGCACAAGAGCCGCGTCTTGCCGGTGCCCGCGCTGGCCTCGACGAAGAAAGTCCGGCCCAAATCCACGACCGCTTCCCGCGCCTCGCTATCCGTTAGTCCCTGCGTCATAGGTTGCGCCTATTTAATTTCCCTGAGTTCGGCCAGCCGCGCCGCCCCGGGCGACGCCCACTTCCCGGCGCTCAGGTAGCCCGGGCCCGCGTCGCACACGGCCCGGAATTCGCAATACCGACAGGCGCCCTCGGCTCGGCTCGAGCCGTCGCGGCCGGCGACGAATACGCCGTCGCGGGCCAACGCCAGCAAGGCCGCGACCAGGCGGCGGACCGCCGCCACGTCCGGAGGTCGTTTTTCGGAGACGACGAATTTGTACTTCTTGCCGTCCTCGAGGGGGAAGCAGTATCCGGCCCGCGACGAAGCGGCGTCCGCGCCGAACAGCTTCTCGTAGGCTATAAGGTACAGCGGCGGCTGCAGCTGGCGGCCGCCGTCGACGCTCTCCACGAAGCGGCCGCGCCGGCCCGTCTTGTAGTCCAGCGCCCGGCCTCCGTCGCCGCGGCGGTCGACGCGGTCGATGCGGCCGTGGACCTCGGCCGCCGTCGCCCCGGCCTCGCCGTCCGCCGGTTCATCCTGCAAATGTAGAAGGAAAGGGTTCTCGGTGGACGCCGCGTCGTCGGTCGGCGCGGGCCGCCGGCCGAACCGCAGCTCGAAGTGGGCCGGCTCCCAGCCGTCCCCGGCCTCCGCGTCCTCGCGTACGTAGGCGGCGAGCTTGCGCGAGAGCAGGCGGCGCTCCATCTCGACGACGAAAGGCCGCGGCATCTGCCCCTCCTCTTCCAGCGCGGCGAGCGCCCGGGCCGTCAGGCGCGCCACCTCGGCCGAGAGCTCGGCGCCGGCGAGCGCGGACGGCGCCCCCGCGGCGTAAAGCTCGCGCAGGACGTCGTGGACCACCTTGCCCCGGGCGGCGGGCGGCAGCGCGAGCGCCTCCTCCGGCTCCTCCCACGCCCGCAGCCGCAGAATTCTCCCGAAAAAATATTTCCGGGGACAGGCCGCCAGCGTCTCCAAATCGGACGCGCCCACCGGCACCACGCCCCGGCCGTAGCGCTTCGCCAGGAAACCCCTCCCCTCCTCGGAGGATACCAAGCCGTCGAAGGGCGTCAGGTCCGGCGTCCGGGGGGAGGCGGCCGCGTCTCGAGCCGAGGCGTACCGCTCGTCCGCGGCGGCCAGGTACGCCGCCACCGGCCCGTCGCCCAGCTCGCGGGCGCGGCCGGCCCAGTATTCGGCCTCGTCGACGGCGTCCTCCGCGGCCGGCGCCTCCGAAGCCCCCACCCGCCGGAACCACGGGTAGGCCGACGCCGCGCGGTCGAAGTCCTCGGCGCCGAACGCCGTCCCCGCCGTCGCGGCGGCGAGTTTTAAAACGTAATGGGAGGGAAAACGCTCGCGGCCTCCGCCGTCCAGGCGGTGGTACGAGACGCGGAGGAACTCCCGGGCGGAGCCGAGCGCGAGGCGGAATATCAACGGCTCCTCCGCCAGCCGCTCGCCCCGGAGGCCGAAGCGCCACCGCCCCCGGGCGAGCTCGTTGAACGCGGCCCGCTCGGCGTCCAACGTCACCGGGTCCTGCGACGGCCGGAAGGGGTACGCCCCCTCGACCGCGGCCGGTACGAAGACCGCCCGGAAAGCGAGGCCGCGCGCGTGGTCCGTTTTTATCAAATTGATGCCGTCGCGTTCGAAGCGGCCCGCGGGTACGGATGTATCGGCCAGGCGGCGCGCGAAGGTCTCGACGAAAGTTTTCAGCGGGACCGGCGCCGCGACGAGGTCGTCGTAGGCGGCCATGCCGCGGGCGAGGCCGAGGACCTCCTCACGTTCTCGGGACGGCTCGAAGTACTCGGCTACGACGTCGCGAAGCGCGTCCGCGAACTCGCGCCACGAGCCCCGGGCCGGGAACCGTTCTAAATAGGTGAATAATTTTTCCGTAAAGGCCGCCAGCGCTTTTACGTCCGCGGCGTCGTGCCGTCGGTCCTCCGGCGACATCCGCTCGCACGCCGCGGCGTAGCGCGTTAACCGCTCGGCCCACTCCGCGCGGCCGTGGACGACGCCGGCGGCCGCGGATATATCGTCCCACAGCGCCGGCTCGAGCCGAGCGCCCTCGCGCGCCGCTTCCGACTTGAGCGGCACCGTCTCGACGAAATCGACCACCTCGCGACGGCCGAAGGGGCGGGGGGAAGTCCGCGCGTGCCACGCCAGCTCGAGCAGCCGCCGCGCGCCCTCGCCCGCGCGCGTGGCCGTCAGGAGCCGGCCGCCGTATATGTAATATCTGCCGCGGCCGTCGTCGCCGGCGAGGACGCGGTCGAAGACCTCCGTCAATACGGCCAACGTCTCGTCGCCGCGGTAGAGGACCGCCATCTCGGCGAGGCGTACGCCGTGCTCGCGGCTGAGCCGCAGCGCTTCCCGCGCGACTTCGCGCGCCTCGGCCTCCGCGTCCGGGGCGGAGACTATTTTCACGTCCTCCGCCGGGGCCGGTTCGTCGCCGCCGCCGAACTGGTAGCCAGCCGCCGCGACGTCCGCCCGAAACCCCAAGCCCTCGAGCCAATCCCGGGTGGCGCGCGCGAAGCGGAATTCCCGCCCCTCGCCGAAGGGTACGTAAAACCCCAGTCGAACGTGGCCGCTCAAGGCCTCGAGCAAGCGCCGCTGCAGCTCGTTGAAGTCGTAAAAGCCGAATACGAACAGCTCTTCTGCGCCGAAGGTGTCGGCGAAGGCCGCGGCTCGAGCCGTCGCCGCCGAAAAGACGTCGTACTCGTCCCGGTAGGCGCGCTCGCCCTCCGCCAACCGCGCCCGGTAACGGTCGAAGAGCTTGCCGAACAGCGTCAGCCTGTCGCCCAGGTTGAGGTCGGTATTCCAGCGGCCCAGGCCGGCCTGGCGGGCGTCCTCGGCCGCGGCCGCGAGCGTATCCGCGAACCCGGCCTTGTCCTTCACCGGCCCGAAGAACGACTCGGCGGGCAGGTCGGCCGCGAGGGAGCTGAAGACAACCCGTTCGCCGCCGGTCGGCACGTCGTCCCCCGGGCCCGCCAGCCGTCGGGCGAGGTCGACGAAGGTTGGGAAGCGGACGTTGGCGAAACCGCCGGCCTCGCGGGCCAGCCGGCGGGAGAGCTGGAGGGCGACCAGGTTGGAGCGCACCAGGACGACGACCGGCGCCAGCGGCCGGCCTTCCCGGGCGGCGCGCACGTCGCCGAACAAACGAGCCGAAAGGGCCGCCTCGGCCATCGAAAAGTGGAGGGCGTGTTTAGAAGCGTCTACCGTCATCCCTAAGGATAAGTTACGATAATTCACATAAATAACAAGTCGAAATTGAGCCCCGGCGGCCGCCCGTCGCCAGAATATAATTGACACCCATTTGCAAATCTGGTAGATTTTAATGACCCATAAGTAGGAGGACCCGTAATGGTAAAGAGCGTCTCGATTGTCGCCCTGGTCGTTTTAGTCGCCGCCGGTTTATGCTACGGAGCGGCCTTCAAGGCCGGCGAGAAGTTGGTATTTTCGGTATCCTGGTCCGACGTCGTGAAGGCCGGCACGGCCACGCTGTCGGTCCCGGGGGTTAAGGTCTTCAACGGCCACAAGGTCTATCACATCATATCCACGGCTTCCTCCGGGCCCCAAGTCTCGGCGTTCTTCTACACCCGCGACCGCATCGACGTCTACCTCGACGCCGTGGACTACACTATCTGGAAATCGGAAAAGCACC
This region includes:
- a CDS encoding UvrD-helicase domain-containing protein: MTQGLTDSEAREAVVDLGRTFFVEASAGTGKTRLLCDRALAVLLTPGYEPSRLVAITFTEKAAAELSARLRAALEDWAAAHPDDEQAEYALERFDQAQISTIHSFAASLLRELPVEAAVDPAFQVLDGVGATLLFEQAWEEWLQAEAERADGAAPWSSAWAHFGSPRLDLLERVVAATAAERDVVDVEGYDIPAPDPGELRAAVRAARARFDEVRDCCLDRGDACYRAFASVGELARAIEAGDFERACSVSIKAGGAKKNWQPGGLKDELNQKYLQPVAEALARLCDDRRRAMLPPLISWLAGAARAFEGRKEELGDLDFHDLLLRAARLLCRREAGAREYFQRRYRHILVDEFQDTDPLQVELIFFLAEEGAAATAWRDVALVPGKLFVVGDPKQSIYRFRRADVEIYEAARDVVTREGGEVLRLTDNFRAAPPLVSFVNDAFGGVFGEGDPPYQPAYGPLTPSPYTRERQRDAPAARLLEGPGGAFEAEGDAAEAVAAFVRRAVDAGEFEVYDKEAGVRRPLAYRDVALLFRRHKNVPLWEAALEKWEVPFYTLGGRTFYVRPEVKAMAAAAQALDNPADEPALVATLTSPSFSFTADELLRFKLAGGVFDYRVDPPPAAPGRFADAFDLLRRLHEGRAERSPAATLARLAAGTGLLTKAALWGDGPRAVANVRKVVASARKFVETGGVGLRAFARWLAEMAGREEAEHESPALEAGDDFVRIMTVHAAKGLEFNAVVFVDWARDARKSRGETAFVDRRTGLLHVRAGSVSEGTQVLTPGYEDAAAREGRFGEAEERRLDYVAATRARDLLVLPRMAEAGENSLAETLAEVEAAARSVETVRVDPAEERRRFRRRPAGEAAAPELGPDYEEWKDKLPEELERAGVPEAVIAATALARLEEEEVPPALEGAPPSRPDALKLGSALHAVMEEVELGTGAGLEELAAAACAREGLGDEDAAAVAAWARDCLATAPVREAAASPAYYREVPFAVAAEGAVVTGTADLIYETAEGLVIVDYKTDEAGGPERAEGKYGDQMAVYAAALARVTARAVARAYLVFPRAPAGERVVEPAPAATLTERGEALLGEAPRLLRDRAPRENFG
- a CDS encoding PD-(D/E)XK nuclease family protein: MFGDVRAAREGRPLAPVVVLVRSNLVALQLSRRLAREAGGFANVRFPTFVDLARRLAGPGDDVPTGGERVVFSSLAADLPAESFFGPVKDKAGFADTLAAAAEDARQAGLGRWNTDLNLGDRLTLFGKLFDRYRARLAEGERAYRDEYDVFSAATARAAAFADTFGAEELFVFGFYDFNELQRRLLEALSGHVRLGFYVPFGEGREFRFARATRDWLEGLGFRADVAAAGYQFGGGDEPAPAEDVKIVSAPDAEAEAREVAREALRLSREHGVRLAEMAVLYRGDETLAVLTEVFDRVLAGDDGRGRYYIYGGRLLTATRAGEGARRLLELAWHARTSPRPFGRREVVDFVETVPLKSEAAREGARLEPALWDDISAAAGVVHGRAEWAERLTRYAAACERMSPEDRRHDAADVKALAAFTEKLFTYLERFPARGSWREFADALRDVVAEYFEPSREREEVLGLARGMAAYDDLVAAPVPLKTFVETFARRLADTSVPAGRFERDGINLIKTDHARGLAFRAVFVPAAVEGAYPFRPSQDPVTLDAERAAFNELARGRWRFGLRGERLAEEPLIFRLALGSAREFLRVSYHRLDGGGRERFPSHYVLKLAAATAGTAFGAEDFDRAASAYPWFRRVGASEAPAAEDAVDEAEYWAGRARELGDGPVAAYLAAADERYASARDAAASPRTPDLTPFDGLVSSEEGRGFLAKRYGRGVVPVGASDLETLAACPRKYFFGRILRLRAWEEPEEALALPPAARGKVVHDVLRELYAAGAPSALAGAELSAEVARLTARALAALEEEGQMPRPFVVEMERRLLSRKLAAYVREDAEAGDGWEPAHFELRFGRRPAPTDDAASTENPFLLHLQDEPADGEAGATAAEVHGRIDRVDRRGDGGRALDYKTGRRGRFVESVDGGRQLQPPLYLIAYEKLFGADAASSRAGYCFPLEDGKKYKFVVSEKRPPDVAAVRRLVAALLALARDGVFVAGRDGSSRAEGACRYCEFRAVCDAGPGYLSAGKWASPGAARLAELREIK